From the genome of Chroicocephalus ridibundus chromosome 1, bChrRid1.1, whole genome shotgun sequence, one region includes:
- the MFSD9 gene encoding major facilitator superfamily domain-containing protein 9 produces the protein MPSGSGAGAATGRGPTAAAGRMEEVEDGSRGAAGRPASAASTRFVRCLYAVGFLDLFGVSMVVPLMNLHIKSLGASHTVAGIIGSLYGIMQLFSSTFVGCWSDIVGRRCSLLACILLSALGYFLLGTSTTVFLFALSRVPVGIFKHTLSISKALLSDLVSERDRPLVMGRFNAASSVGFILGPVVGGYLTELEDGFYLTSFICASIFLLNAGLVWMLPWSEENAGNRERQQGNKGTDSFSAKTNRDLHSKSATNGAVTSGSLFWSPWVQVATVMKRIKGIACSDLWDIFLVRLLMSVAILLYYSNFSLALDERFGVKPLFAGYLMSYSSALGVLAGCLLGPITRLYQHNTYRILLHSSTLTCTLILLYASALSIWMVVLSSTFLAFSTTIGRTCIIDLELTIGGNEASGTLLGVGQSVTSVGRIVAPLLSGVAQEFSPCGPPSLGVGLALVAILIMNANKQKYCSHGNVKLKNQ, from the exons ATGCCCAGCGGCAGCGGCGCCGGCGCCGCCACGGGGCGCGGGCCcacggccgccgccggccggatggaggaggtggaggaTGGAAgccggggagcagcggggaggccGGCGTCGGCGGCGTCCACCCGCTTCGTGCGCTGCCTCTACGCGGTGGGCTTCCTG GATTTATTTGGTGTGAGCATGGTTGTTCCTTTAATGAACCTTCATATCAAATCTCTAGGAGCAAGTCATACAGTTGCCGGAATAATAG GATCTCTCTACGGTATAATGCAACTGTTTTCCAGCACATTTGTT GGCTGCTGGAGTGATATAGTAGGAAGACGGTGTTCCCTGCTTGCTTGTATTCTTCTCAGTGCACTGGGTTACTTCCTACTTGGAACATCCACCACTGTCTTCCTGTTTGCCCTTTCTAGAGTCCCTGTAG GTATTTTCAAACACACACTCTCCATCTCTAAAGCCCTGCTTTCTGACTTGGTTTCTGAGAGAGACCGCCCTTTAGTAATGGGACGCTTCAATGCAGCCTCTAGTGTGGGCTTCATTCTGGGGCCTGTTGTTGGTGGCTACCTTACAGAGTTGGAAGATGGCTTTTATCTAACGTCTTTCATCTGTGCTTCTATCTTCCTTCTGAATGCTG GTCTTGTCTGGATGTTACCCTGGAGTGAAGAAAACGCTGGCAATAGGGAACGTCAACAAGGCAACAAAGGAACCGACAGTTTCTCAGCAAAAACAAATCGTGACCTGCACTCCAAATCAGCAACTAATGGAGCTGTGACAAGCGGTAGTCTTTTTTGGTCTCCGTGGGTCCAAGTTGCAACAGTGATGAAGAGGATTAAAGGAATCGCGTGCTCTGATCTGTGGGATATATTTTTAGTGCGATTGCTGATGTCTGTTGCTATACTGCTGTACTACAGCAATTTTAGTCTGGCCTTGGATGAGAGATTTGGGGTGAAACCCTTGTTTGCTGGATACCTAATGAGTTATAGCAGCGCACTTGGAGTTCTGGCTGGTTGTCTGCTCGGACCAATAACGAGACTGTATCAGCACAACACTTACAGAATTTTGTTGCACTCCAGCACTCTTACCTGCACATTGATTCTCCTGTACGCGTCAGCGCTGAGCATATGGATGGTCGTTTTGTCTTCCACATTCTTAGCCTTTTCAACTACTATAGGTCGTACTTGTATCATCGATCTTGAATTGACCATTGGTGGGAATGAGGCCAGTGGTACGCTCCTAGGTGTTGGACAGTCTGTGACATCAGTGGGACGTATAGTTGCCCCACTGCTTTCTGGAGTTGCTCAGGAGTTCAGTCCTTGTGGCCCTCCAAGTCTAGGGGTTGGACTAGCTTTAGTAGCTATTCTGATAATGAAtgccaacaaacaaaaatattgtagCCATGGAAATGTTAAGTTAAAAAATCAATAG